The window GGTCGGGCCTGGCGGTGCCTGTGAAGCCAATATGCTGCAGGTAGCGTTGTCTGTCCACAGAGTCTCTCGCATGAGGAAAAGTAGGCATAAGGTAGCGGGCTTTTTTCGCTTTGTGAGGGCAAAATGTGCTGCTGCCAAAAACTGACACCCGCCCGTTCTAGCCTTGACGCAGGCTTAAACATGAGGAGGCGATATGCAGGATTTCACGCATCGGGTGGCGCTGGTGACCGGCGCATCCACCGGCATCGGCGAGGCGGTTGCCGCGGAACTGTTCAGCCGCGGGGCAACGGTGATCATGACCGGCCGCCACCAGGAACCTCTGGCGGCGGCCGCGGCGAAAATCGATCCCAGCGAACGGCGGGCGATCCCGCTGGTGATGGACGTGCGCGACCCACACTCGGTGCGCCGCGGCATTGAGGATGCGCGGCAGCGCTGTGGCGGGCTCCATTGCCTGGTCAATAACGCCGGCATCACCGGGCCACATGAGGTGCCCATCAGCCAGTACGCCAACGAAGACTGGCATGAGGTGATTGAAACCTGCCTCAGCGGGACTTTTTTCGGCATGAAATACGCCTTGCCGGCGATTGTCGCCAGCGGCGGCGGGGCGGTGGTGAACCTCTCTTCCGCCAACGGCGTGGTGGGCATCGCCGGTATTGCGCCTTATACCGCCGCCAAACACGGCATTCTCGGCCTGACGCGCTCGGCGGCGCTGGAGTTCGCCGCGCAAGGCGTGCGGATCAACGCCGTCGGGCCGGGCTATGTGGACACGCCGGCGATGGGCGAACTGCCGGCGCGAGCGCGCGCGAAAATGGCCGCATCGCACCCGATGGGGCGAATGGCGACGCGGGAAGAAGTGGCGAAAACGGTGGCTTTTTTGCTGTCGGGCGACAGCAGCTTCACTACCGGCGCGTTCTACAGCATCGACGGCGGTTATACCGCGCGTTGACGGGAAATGGCCCCCTGATGGGGGCCGATCCGTTTACCAGGACTTGCGTGGGTTGCGATCAACGATGGCGATCTTTTGGCATAGCAGCCTGGTGATGTCCACCGAGGCTGGATTGGCGGCGCTGCCGGTGAAGTTTTTCAGCGTGATGACGATACGGGCATAGTTGACATAACCCTCCGGCAACGGCAGATACTCCGCAGCGTTCAGCGCGGTAATGCGATCCGACGTCATCGTTGCCGATGAAGCCGGCGTTACCGTACCGGTGCGGCCCCACTGGCAGGTTTTTTCCAACACCGTGGTTGTGCCCGCATTGCCGTTCAGCAGATATTTACCCTGATAAGTGCCGATGGCGACGTCCATGCCGTTCAGGCCCTGCAGGTTTTCCAGCGTGGCCCGCCACAGCACCAAATCGTTTTTCCCGATAGGGAAATAGATCTCGATTTTCTTGTCCGCCGTCGCCGTTTGGGTGGTGGCGGTAATGACGCCATTTTTCAGCGTTATCGCCAGTTCAGAGGTTTCGGTTTGCGAAATGCGGGTGCCGCCGGTGGCGTAAAGGTTATTCAAGATCAACGCGCTGCTTTCTTTCCAGCCCGGCTCCGGCAGATGGTTAACGCCATCGCCCAGGTATAAAAAACGCCACATGTTGACATAGCCCGGCGCGACGATGTTTTTCATTTCAATGTGGTTGTTTGACCAGCCTTTTTTAATGTCCGCATTCACCAGGTCGAAACCGTCGATATAACATTTGCCGCGCAGATCGCTGGACTTGTCGAAATAGAAATATTCAACGTACTGATAAGGCACGGTGCTGCCGGGATCGGTGTTATTGGTCATCACGCTGTGCCACTGGCTGTCTTTGATTTTCACCGTACCGCCGTTGTCGCTGGTAAAGACCGGCCGGTAATTGCGGCAATTGGCATTGCCCCATTCGAAGTGGCAGTTTTTGAAGTCCAGAGTTCCACTTTTGAGATCGAATAAGCCGTAGTCGCTATTGGCCTGTTGTTCAGCTTCGCTGGCAAAGCCGCTGTAGTCGAAAGAGCAGTCGCGGAAGGCCAGGCTGTGCACCCCCTGATAATAGTTTCTGCTGTCACCGAACAGGCATTTGTAGAACACGATTTTCTCGCCGGCGTTGGCGGTGCTCTCGGACCAAATCGGCCACCAGCAGCCGCGCACCATAATGCTGTGCCAGCTCTGGATGTAGGCGTTGTCGCCAAACACGATGCCTTTGTACAGGTTGGTCAGCCAGACGTTTTGCACCAGCAGTTGGCTGGCCGGCATGCCATGCATATTGGCGGCGTCGCTGTAGACGCACAGGCCGCGCAGGTTGGCCGCCGCATCGGGGGCGCCGACGATGCGCAGGTTATAGATGGCCGGGGCGCCCAGGCTATATACCACC is drawn from Serratia entomophila and contains these coding sequences:
- a CDS encoding SDR family NAD(P)-dependent oxidoreductase gives rise to the protein MQDFTHRVALVTGASTGIGEAVAAELFSRGATVIMTGRHQEPLAAAAAKIDPSERRAIPLVMDVRDPHSVRRGIEDARQRCGGLHCLVNNAGITGPHEVPISQYANEDWHEVIETCLSGTFFGMKYALPAIVASGGGAVVNLSSANGVVGIAGIAPYTAAKHGILGLTRSAALEFAAQGVRINAVGPGYVDTPAMGELPARARAKMAASHPMGRMATREEVAKTVAFLLSGDSSFTTGAFYSIDGGYTAR